Proteins from a genomic interval of Papaver somniferum cultivar HN1 chromosome 4, ASM357369v1, whole genome shotgun sequence:
- the LOC113272377 gene encoding uncharacterized protein LOC113272377, producing the protein MDSYDDEVRIHMDPFEEQQRILVQALQQIHDESDEDKELSNNLLHLYSSGKIPRDPEPREVFTRRYTYRCRDEWHQKLMHDYFLPNCVFSNENFQSRFRMPRHLVLRIIGELCQRAIKDKSRKGIFPGMLGSLDCMRWVWTGCPSYCAGQYKGHHTKPTVILEVAASYDCWIWHAFFGLSGSQNDINVLQKSPLFEDLKYGISPQPPSREMERSYSYFNSRQMDLRKDVERAFGILKQKFAIETRRNKDWTNHAYEDLRPEVQPERGSRKGLCANNKSH; encoded by the exons ATGGATTCCTATGACGACGAAGTGCGTATTCATATGGATCCATTTGAAGAACAACAACGGATACTCGTTCAGGCGcttcaacaaattcatgatgAGTCAGATGAAGATAAAGAACTAAGCAACAATTTGCTGCATCTATATTCATCGGGGAAAATACCTAGAGATCCAGAGCCAAGAGAAGTgttcacaagaagatatacgtacAGGTGTCGGGATGAATGGCAccagaagctgatgcacgattattttctacCCAATTGTGTGTtctctaatgaaaatttccaaagCCGGTTTCGCATGCCCCGACATTTGGTGCTAAGGATTATTGGTGAGCTTTGTCAG AGAGCTATTAAAGACAAATCAAGAAAGGGGATATTCCCTGGAATGctgggtagtcttgactgcatgcgtTGGGTATGGACAGGGTGCCCTAGCTATTGTGCCGGTCAGTATAAGGGTCACCACACAAAACCAACGGTTATACTTGAGGttgctgcttcttatgattgttggatatggcacgctTTTTTTGGCCTCTCGGGATCTCAGAACGATATCAATGTCTTACAGAAATCGCCtttgtttgaagatttaaagTATGGAATTTCACCTCAG CCACCTTCGAGGGAAATGGAACGTTCATATTCATATTTCAATAGTAGACAAATGGATCTGAGAAAGGATGTGGAACGAGCTTTTGGAATTCTCAAACAGAAATTCGCCATC gaaacccgtcGTAATAAGGATTGGACTAACCATGCATATGAAGATTTAAGGCCCGAGGTTCAACCAGAAAGAGGAAGCCGCAAGGGACTATGCGCAAATAACAAGTCACATTGA